In a single window of the Gemmatimonadota bacterium genome:
- a CDS encoding ABC transporter ATP-binding protein, whose amino-acid sequence MTAPPVLSLEQVSRRFGDVTAVDRVSFEVAQGEFFSLLGPSGCGKTTTLRLIAGFEQPEGGILRMLGEEMTGRRPYQRPIGMVFQNYALFPHLRVAANVAFGLEERRVPRHEITTRVNRALELVRLDPAVYATRRPSELSGGQRQRVALARALVLEPPILLLDEPLGALDLQLRKQMQLELKELNRTLGITFILVTHDQEEALAMSDRIAVMHEGRVVQVGTPEAIYETPRTEFVASFIGEANFFAGTVVQVVDGVAEVAGSDGNRWQIPVTSGMAAGNAVRVAVRPEWLALHRDDGREVSGNAFAGAVREIIFLGETLHVLVSLRDGSTVRVALRNEGVLANPLAWRTGDPVRVVWAPHDAQVLEG is encoded by the coding sequence GTGACTGCGCCTCCCGTCCTCTCTCTCGAACAGGTATCCCGTCGCTTCGGCGACGTCACGGCGGTCGACCGCGTCTCGTTCGAGGTCGCGCAGGGCGAGTTCTTCTCGCTCCTCGGCCCTTCCGGGTGCGGCAAGACCACCACGCTGCGGCTCATCGCCGGCTTCGAGCAACCCGAGGGCGGCATCCTCCGGATGCTGGGCGAGGAGATGACCGGGCGCCGCCCCTACCAGCGCCCGATCGGGATGGTCTTCCAGAATTACGCCCTCTTCCCGCATCTCCGGGTGGCCGCGAACGTCGCGTTCGGCCTCGAGGAGCGACGCGTCCCGAGGCACGAGATCACCACGCGCGTCAACCGCGCTCTCGAGCTGGTCCGGCTCGATCCGGCCGTCTATGCCACACGCAGACCGAGCGAACTCTCCGGTGGCCAGCGGCAGCGGGTTGCGCTCGCCCGCGCCCTGGTGCTCGAGCCGCCGATCCTGCTGCTCGACGAGCCGCTCGGCGCCCTTGATCTGCAACTGCGCAAGCAGATGCAACTCGAACTCAAGGAGCTGAACCGCACGCTCGGCATCACCTTCATTCTGGTGACGCACGACCAGGAAGAAGCGCTCGCGATGAGCGACCGGATCGCGGTGATGCACGAAGGACGGGTCGTCCAGGTCGGCACGCCGGAGGCGATCTACGAGACCCCTCGCACGGAGTTCGTCGCGTCGTTCATCGGCGAGGCGAATTTCTTTGCGGGGACGGTGGTGCAGGTCGTTGATGGTGTCGCCGAGGTGGCTGGCAGCGATGGCAACCGGTGGCAGATACCGGTCACGAGCGGGATGGCGGCAGGCAACGCGGTGCGCGTCGCCGTTCGACCGGAATGGCTTGCGCTGCATCGTGATGATGGTCGTGAGGTGTCAGGCAATGCATTCGCTGGCGCGGTGCGCGAAATCATCTTTCTTGGTGAGACGCTCCACGTCCTCGTGTCCTTGCGCGATGGCAGCACGGTGCGGGTCGCCCTGCGCAACGAAGGTGTCCTCGCGAATCCCCTGGCCTGGCGAACAGGCGATCCGGTGCGGGTGGTGTGGGCACCGCACGATGCGCAGGTGCTCGAGGGATGA
- a CDS encoding sensor histidine kinase, with protein sequence MQEAMPLAVGSELADVIFQATITAGLAAFALVLYRRVRERWLAWWVAAWGFYLIRLGAIMAFLATGNLTWLFWHQVITGWVALTILWAALVFSRGTPWRNRYAGFALVPLVGAWLAVNSLDQFMVVAIPMVALISGATLWTSWVFWRYGRTANSGGAKFVALAFLLWGLHHLDYPFLRARGAWTPWGYYLDILFELSVGVGFGLMVLSDFAARLAGRTDDLARLSGLMVRQHEAERRRLSRDLHDETAQTLSAVKLEVGMLRESGGEVAHERLDQILHLVDNGIRGIRRVMNDLRPALLDDLGLLPAIRSLAEDVRERGPLQVETDLPEEAPLLTHDAELALFRAAQEALANTVRHSGATRVTLRIRADRTMVTLSVKDDGRGFPPGRDLATFEREGHLGLAGMRERMVGLGGTVRVESTNGVHVVVTLPVEFQEQST encoded by the coding sequence ATGCAGGAAGCCATGCCGCTCGCCGTCGGCTCCGAACTCGCCGACGTGATCTTCCAGGCCACGATCACTGCCGGTCTTGCCGCCTTCGCGCTGGTCCTCTATCGCCGCGTGCGCGAACGATGGCTCGCGTGGTGGGTCGCCGCGTGGGGGTTCTACCTCATCCGCCTCGGCGCCATCATGGCGTTCCTCGCCACGGGGAATCTCACCTGGCTCTTCTGGCACCAGGTCATCACTGGCTGGGTGGCACTCACGATTCTCTGGGCCGCACTGGTCTTCTCGCGGGGCACGCCGTGGCGGAATCGCTACGCCGGGTTCGCACTGGTGCCGCTGGTCGGTGCGTGGCTCGCCGTCAATTCGCTCGATCAGTTCATGGTGGTCGCGATTCCGATGGTGGCGCTCATCTCGGGGGCGACGCTCTGGACGTCGTGGGTCTTCTGGCGCTACGGGCGAACGGCAAACTCGGGTGGCGCAAAGTTCGTCGCGCTCGCCTTTCTCCTCTGGGGACTCCACCACCTCGACTACCCCTTCCTCCGCGCGCGCGGGGCGTGGACGCCGTGGGGCTACTACCTCGACATCCTCTTCGAGCTCTCCGTCGGTGTGGGTTTCGGACTGATGGTGCTCTCCGATTTTGCCGCCAGGCTTGCGGGGCGCACTGACGATCTCGCCCGACTCTCCGGCCTGATGGTCCGGCAGCACGAGGCCGAACGGCGACGGCTCTCGCGCGACCTCCACGACGAGACAGCGCAGACCCTCTCGGCCGTGAAGCTCGAGGTCGGCATGCTGCGCGAGAGCGGCGGTGAAGTCGCCCACGAACGACTCGACCAGATCCTTCACCTCGTCGACAACGGCATCCGCGGGATCCGCCGTGTGATGAACGATCTCCGCCCTGCCCTGCTCGACGACCTCGGCCTGCTGCCGGCGATCCGGTCACTGGCCGAGGATGTACGCGAACGCGGGCCGCTCCAGGTCGAGACCGACCTCCCCGAAGAGGCGCCGTTGTTGACGCACGATGCGGAACTCGCGCTCTTCCGCGCGGCACAGGAAGCGCTCGCCAACACGGTCCGACACTCGGGCGCAACGCGCGTCACCCTCCGTATTCGTGCGGACCGCACGATGGTGACGCTCTCGGTGAAGGACGATGGTCGCGGCTTCCCTCCCGGCCGCGATCTCGCCACCTTCGAGCGTGAGGGACATCTGGGGCTCGCGGGGATGCGCGAGCGGATGGTCGGCCTCGGTGGTACCGTGCGGGTCGAATCCACGAATGGCGTGCATGTCGTGGTGACCCTGCCAGTCGAATTTCAGGAGCAGTCAACATGA